The Phyllopteryx taeniolatus isolate TA_2022b chromosome 4, UOR_Ptae_1.2, whole genome shotgun sequence genome includes the window CTTACTTCCCAACATGGGTTTTATAAACTAACATCAATCGTATTTGTCCTTCACAACAGACACCACTGGATGATAAGTTTAAAACAAACCCTGACGGGCCTCAAAATCTCATAGTCTGTCACATTTCCTTGGTGAGGGACAAGAAGTGTTGTctctgtgtgtgcttgtgtgtgtctcctttacatttgtaattttgttGACTATTTATcaggtgtgtgagtgtgcatgtatATTTTGGCTGACGTGAGTGCCACCCGTTGTCACACTGAAGGTAAGACGTCTCGAACTGCTGTACAGTCACGTTAGTCGTGTCGTTGCTCGTCAAAAAAGCGCACCTGTGATCGCATTCCTCATCTGCCGCTCTTTATTTCACATAAGGGTCGCACGTGATTACACTGCGACTGATGATGGAACACCCGATTTGACTTTCCAATTCTGGCTTGCAGTTGTACTCGTGTCACGCTTTGTTGACGGGGACTGCTCATGATCATGTCATCTCGTCTTTGTTCATATATGAAGTCTAGCTACTGTTGCAGGTTGCACCGCTACTGCTATTTGTTGTCCTCATGAAGCTGAACACACTGGAATCACTTCCTCTGTATGTTTCCCATTTCTGCTGATTCTCacttggcaacactgactgaaaaaaatactgcGATACGTTGGTAGTTTTGTTTCAGAAGATTCCATGTTAAAACTGAAATGAAAGGTAATGGATAAGATAATACATGACAAATGATTGTACATTAAAAGTTGTGTCAGTTTAGATGTAAAAcgtattttgctgtcattacatTTTACCTGCATTGCATTTATTGCTCGAGTTTGCTTTACTTTTCATCTTGTGTATGATGTTTTTGTACGCGACTGCCATTAGTATACACTATACACCGAATGGCCGCAACACTGACCACTCATCAGCACACACAcgaaaaaatgccttttttataGACTCATATCAATTCAACTATTTCTTTGATTGTGGTTGAAGTTAAATCATGTAAGTGCGATGTTAGAAACAGCCCACAGTATAACTCAGTGCAGTTCTCCACTACTGAAACCACACTAATAAACATcaataaattagtttttttttttaaataataataataattttaatccTTGTATTGGATCTTTGTAGATTTTGTGTGGTCGTGATGTGTTTTATTGCCACGTCACACCTCAGATAATAAGGTAAATAAAAGTCCTCCATAATACAGGGTGTTCGGAAAGTCACTGTgctcttatatatttttttattaacatgTTTGAGTATAGAACACGGGTACCACCTGTATTTGAATACATATGCAGTACCTGTTATTCCTCTATATTAAAATCATGTctgttaataaaaatataagcgTAGTGACTTTCTTAGGTCGCATAATGACACTTATCTACAGgatatcaataaataataataatagtcgaTCATTAACGCAGCAGTGCACAATTACACTAAATAGACTTCTAGCCCACAAATAGACAAATGAAAAAAGTACGGCGGTAAATGAGCGTCTCCTCGTGCCGTGTCGCGTAACGACGTCTTCTTACGCATTCTGCGTAAAGTAGTAAATTGTTCGTGACCTCGGAATGTCGTACGTCGATACCGAGTCGCACCTGTACGCTCTCCATTGTGCGGCGCTGTGACTGTCCGCGCATGCGCACTTGCTTGCAGCCTTGACTAGACATTCGGTCATAGGAGCTGCAGCGGCGGCCGCACCGGAGCAGGAGGCGCCGCAAGTGGAGTCGTTCTGTGGCGGGGGTCGGGGGGAGTGGGGGGCTGTCGCTCGAGCCGCGTCggttaaataaaatcatcatcgCTCGACTGCGAACACGGTGAGTGGATTCATTTGCTGTGCGTCAAATGTCCTGTGCGCCCCCCCGCCTCAGATTCCGAGCACAAGTCCATCACGGATTGCCAGTTGCGTCGGTGCAGGTAGATGAGTCGTACGTGCACAGTCCGCCatcattgccccccccccccccccctcctttctTGTTGAATATCCAACGCGGCCTCTTGTGGAAATGATCCACAGCGCGCGTACTTTATGCAGCTGCTGATGGAAGGTGCAGCCGCAAGTGCTAATGCTCACCACGGGGATGGTTTAGTGCTGCAGGGTCATTGATGGGCTTTAGGACTGAATGGACCTAACGCCCATTGCTTCATGTCGTTTTCAATATCATGGGCCAtcttaatttatatatatatttatatatatatatatatatatatatatatatatgtgtgtgtgtgtggtgtgggcaaagtatattattgtattttattttatttcgaggattaatttagcttttttttttttttaaaatgtatttcttttatctcattaaataactGTTTCATGtatgtattgtaaataatgaaattggaattcattattttattgtgaaagtcaacctttttttttttttttttttttttttttttacttaagcaACGACTCATCTTGGCCCATgcgttgaaaaagaaaatattcaaatgtggcCTTTCACTGCAATATTTTGCCCATCCCTGTTACAGTATATGATTCCCAGTtcgaagttttattttttgagggCGCGGGAGTGTGCCCACTGAGTTTGCCCGCGTACATACGACAAAAAAATGGACACCCTGTAAATTACACCTTCtgactctgattggttgtttttcctcttgtGCGGTGGTTTCTCGCAAATCTAATTAGAGgcacaagcattttttttttcgttcacAGATCATATCAcattctactgtcaggtcataatgacagtttcaaaaagaaattgtcaaaaagtgtttgatttattttttttttattgcaaactttccctttaattgatgtgaaaattatgatttatttactacaaataatagaTCTTTGTACATCTCTATTTATTGTATCGATATTTcatatgtaaaatgtgtgccttggcgCAGTAACGGTTGGGACACActggatgtctttttttttttttttcaagattgcACACCAAGTGTAGCTTTCCTCCCAGGTCCCTGCTGCAGGAGACGACAGCCATGTCCACCCCAGATCCCCCCATGGGTGGCAACCCCCGCCCGGGTCCGTCTCCCGGTCCGGGTCCCTCCCCTGGGGCGATGCTGGGCCCCAGCGCCGGTCCTTCCCCAGGCTCCGCTCACAGCATGATGGGACCGAGTCCCGGTCCTCCTTCATCCGGACTCTCCCAGCCGGGCCCGTCTGGCTACAGCCAGGACGGCATGCACCCCCTCCACAAAGTAAGGACATTCCAACTACCACGAACCAGCCAATTACTCTTAACTTGGATATCCACTATATCGTGTCGTTAATTactatctttttttaaacaaacacataacaGGGATAAGTCCATGCCAGAAGAATCTTAAGTGAGCAGGATAAaattaagataaaataaaatctacatTACCGCAGGTATTGTTTTCTTtgcaaaataaagcaaaatcgGAATTGATAAAACAAGATAGCACACTAGTGGATTAAATGCACATAATATTTGCGGTGTCTTACAATTCAGCTAGTAGTTTTTGCATGAATACAATCTCCCTGGTGAAggtaacaacaacaagagtGCTGCATTGTACTTAGCATGTTTTGAACATTGTCTTTTCAGCCTCTGGAGGGCATGCACGACAAGAGCATGAGCGAGGAGAGTCGCTTCAGTCAAATAAAAGGACTGTCAGTGCGGCCGGGCGGGCACGCTGGTATGGGTCCCCCGCCCAGTCCTCTGGACCAACACTCACAAGGTACTGACAGATAACAAAATACTGATGTGGCTGAGCTGACTCCCTGATGTCTTCCAGGTTACCACTCTCCATTAGGTGGTTCCGACCATTCTAGTCCAGTCCCTTCCAACGGCCCTCCCTCTGGACCTCTACTtccatcttcctcctcatcctcctcttcacTTGGCCCCGGCTCCGCCTCCGCACCGTTAGAAGGCCCCGGTGGGGACCAGCACTCTTTGGGCCCCAGCAGCCGCCCGGGACCGCTCGGCGTTTCAGGGCCAGGACCGAGCCCCGGGCCCAGCCTAAGCTCCACCGTCCCCACCCTAGTGTCAGGCCTCGAATCCGGTGGGCTTTCTGGACCCGGTGGTCCCGGGGGTCCCACTCCTTTCAACCAGAGCCAACTGCACCAACTCAGAGCTCAGATCATGGCCTATAAGATGCTGGCCCGGGGTCAGCCCCTGCCGGACCACCTCCAGATGGCCGTCCAAGGGAAAAGGCCAATGCCTGGCATGCAGCAGCCCATGACCAGCTTGACTCCAGGAGCTGGACCGCCAGGACCGATGAGTTCAGGCTACAGTCGCGCTCACGGTGAGGACTTAATGTTGACTTTGCCAACCTTTCCCGGGATGCAACAATCAGTCTTTGCTTCAAGCTGCTGATTTTTGTAACAGTAAACAAAAAGATTCATTTTAACACACAAAGCATATTTTTCCCGTCTAGGAATGATGGGTCCCAATATGCCTCCACCAGGTCCATCGGGTACAGCAGTGGGGATGCAAGGACAAAACCACAATGGACCTCCCAAGTCCTGGCCGGATGGTTTGTGGCTTCTATTGTGTTACATTCTCTTCATGTGTATTTGACACCTAAAATCCAATTTGTTCCATATCTATCCATATCGTCTTCAAGTACACTTCGCTTCCCTCGCTTCAGCATGATTGAAGGAGTTAGGCATGTTGTATTATGAAGGGATGACTCGTGGAAACGTGCCGATGCATGCATGAGTGCAGCGCAGTGTCTGTCATCTTACCCAATCAAAATAATCAAGATGATTGGAAATAGGCAGAAATATTAGGAAAGTTGCAGTGATGTATCATGAAGAGATTACTTCGTACCTGTGCTGAAACATGCATCAGTGCAGTGCAGTGTCCGTCACCATGCAGAATTAAAATTCTTAGAACGGCCCGAAATAAGCAACAAAGTCAAGACAGTTGCGGTAGGTAGTCCAGTGTTGAACAATTAATTGATCAAAACGCTGAAGCAGGGATGggtgcagcacaatgtccatcaCCTAACATTAAAGGTGAACAACCCCaaataagccacaaaagttgCAGTAATGCCAtgttttgtcatgaacggatGCCTTCTGTAATCATATTAAACAGAATTATCCAACAACAAAATGGTGGCTCgtgaaaatgctgagtggctagGAACTCTGGGAAACCGCTAGCCTCAGTGACTGGTGAGCAGCAAAGTTCATGTCAAGCCCTGGTTACTTCATATACACCACAAACTCTAATGGAAGATTTTGGATGCCAATAAACTGTTTTAATAGTGTGGGGGCCTCTTCTTGATTCTCTCACGTGTTTCCAGGCCCGATGATAAATGCAGCGGCACCTTCCAACACTCCCCAAAAGCTGATCCCGCCCCAGCCGACGGGACGCCCCTCTCCCGCTCCGCCCTCGGTGCCGCCGGCGGCGTCACCCGTCATGCCTCCGCAGACGCAGTCCACCGGGCAGCCGGCGCAGCCTCCTCCTATGATGCCTTACCACAGCAAGCAGAGCCGCATCACCCCCATCCAGAAGCCCTGTGGCCTGGACCCCGTGGAGATCCTGCAGGAGAGGGAGTACAGGTACCAGGAACAAGTTATTATGGAACACAACAACGTTCTACAGTCACGGTAACGTGTTTGTGCGCCGCAGGTTGCAGGCCCGCATCACACATCGTATCGCCGAGCTGGAGAACTTGCCGGGCTCTCTGGCTGGAGATTTACGAACCAAAGCCACCATAGAACTCAAAGCGCTACGGCTGCTTAACTTCCAGAGACAGGTGAGCACTGCCGCAGGCGGAACCGAAACCCCTTGCGCTGACTGAAATATTTGACGTGTTTTCTATGGTCCGCGGCCGCATCCAGCTGCGACAGGAGGTGGTGGTGTGCATGCGTCGCGACACGGCTCTAGAAACGGCGCTGGATGCCAAGGCCTACAAACGCAGCAAACGGCAAAGCCTGCGAGAGGCTCGCATCACAGAGAAACTGGAGAAACAGCAGAAGATCGAACAAGAGCGCAAGCGCAGGCAGAAGCATCAGGTAGGCAACACTTCAACGTGGCATTTGCTGGCCAAAACATGAGGAACATCTACGCCGTCTAATAAGATCCAATATACTGTCAGTTATGTAATAATAAGAAATTCGGCCTTTATAAAGGTAATAAGGTTCAGTTCTGATTGACATTGTCAATGAGgttttcatttaacaatgttgtgtttatgattgtggttgtagttttctGTGAGAGATTTACAGTAAACTTGCAGTCTAACAGccacattcaaaaaaaagacattctcaAGAAAATATCTCTCGCCACGTCACTGCAGGAGTATCTCAACAGCATCCTTCAACATGCCAAAGACTTCAAGGAGTACCATCGCTCCATCACGGGCAAAATGCAAAAGCTGACCAAAGCTGTGGCCACCTACCACGCCAACACCGAGCGGGAGCAGAAGAAAGAGAACGAGCGCATCGAGAAAGAGCGAATGAGGAGACTCATGGTAAGCTGCGGCCGCCGCGTATCGCGGACGTATTCGCCTTCCGGCCGATAATCCCGCCTTCGCACGTGTCCGTCCGCTCAGGCAGAAGACGAGGAGGGTTACCGAAAACTGATCGACCAGAAGAAGGACAAGCGTCTGGCCTACCTTCTGCAGCAGACTGACGAGTACGTGGCCAACCTCACCGAGCTGGTTCGCGCGCACAAGGCTGCGCAAGCCCttaaggagaagaagaagaagaagaagaagaaaaagaagaagaagaaggtatGGAGGACAGGAAAAAATGAGGGTTACCCAGCGACCACAGTACTTGCTACACCTAAGGTGAGAAGTTCTCAAAATTGCAACCTACCGCTCTGGTTCTTCTCTTCCAGGTGGAGAGTCCAGAGGGACAGACTCCGGCTTTGGGGCCTGATGGAGAGGTGAGCAGTCACAAGCATGGCAGACCTTCAGAGAAGGAAGATCTTCTATAGATCTTTCTTTTATTGTGGCAGTGACTTCTATTTAGGATGTCAAACCTGATCTCGCTTCCTCTGCAGCCTTTGGATGAGACCAGTCAGATGAGTGACCTTCCTGTGAAGGTCATCCACGTGGACAGTGGCAACATCTTGACCGGGGTGGACGCGCCGAAGGTGGGACAGCTGGAGACGTGGCTGGAGATGAACCCCGGGTGACGAGAAGATTTGATTTTTCTTTAAAGGCGTGCTAGTGGTGGAGGTTAGCCATTGAACGGATGTCATAAATTAGCAATCGTCATCATATTTGGTGCTTCAATCATCATTTATATTTGCTGGCTTGCATAATTATATATCGGCCTATTTATTGGGCATTAGTGTTTTTTGGTTCTGCTTGTGTAAAATGCATGTAACTAatgaaaagataaataaatatatttaaaaaaaaatatatatatatatatatatatatatataaattgtatatacatgtatagatgtacattatatatatttctttattgTAGTTAGAAAATGTTGGTTTGCATACATTATAGTGCAAGAAAAgcaaatttggggaaaaaaattaaaataatgtaactAAGAAAACGTACTAATTAAATAGACAGACAgtgatttttaaatacaatgtgAGATACAGTAAACATTCTTTTCATTGGGCCTTCCCAATATACTGTAACTACTGGGATTTACAACTTTGAGTTATTGAAATTGTTTGATATTTATctttacatttttggaatgaattTACGttgaattttttgttgttgcttgtttgtttgttttcaagttATGAGGTGGCCCCACGCTCTGACAGTGAAGACAgcgaggatgaagaggaggaagaggtgggTGTTTTCCACTATAAacctggtaaaaaaaataaaaaaaaacgttgacTGTACCTGCTCTGTGgtaggaggacgaggaggagcatCAGCCTTCCAGTGCACTaacagaagaaaagaagaagataagtGACCCCGACAGCGAGGACGTGTCAGAGGTGGACGTGCAACACATCATCGAGTGAGTACACCGACAGGTGGCCCTGCTACTGACTCTAATGGATTTCCTGACGCACGACAAAACTTGAGATACGTTTTCCCGTGCCGTTCAACTGTCATGACTTCATGAAAAGCAGTAAACATTTCCTGTGTAGGAACGCCAAGCAGGATGTGGATGACGAGTACAGCGGCGCGGCGTTCGCACGAGGACTGCAGTCTTACTACGCCGTGGCTCACGCCGTCACAGAGAAGGTGGAAAAGCAGTCCACTTTCTTGATAAACGGACAACTCAAACAGTATCAGGTAAGTACACATGCTATGTACTAAGCTAGCTCGCGCAACACGTGTGTATAATAATCATGGGTTGTGTGTAAGGATGGGAATTGATAagaatttagcttttttttagcacttttttaattgaacgaCTGAATTTAATGTGGTTTTCTACAAAATTCTATTATTATCATTTCAACCAGTGACTATATGAACACTGAGTGAAAACCTACCCGACAGTAATCTGCGCAATCGAACGAATGAAATGTCCGATTTTCAAATGGTGGGCAGCCGATGCGTCACGTTATGTGAAACCTCGTTCCCCTGACGTGTCGTGTGCCATCTTGCCGTGCGCGTGCAATGAGGACCGCTTGCGTTTGGGTGTCAGATTAAAGGCCTGGAGTGGCTGGTGTCGCTGTACAACAACAACCTGAACGGCATCCTGGCTGACGAAATGGGTCTGGGCAAAACCATCCAGACCATCGCGCTCATCACGTACCTCATGGAGCACAAGCGGCTCAACGGACCTTACCTCATCATCGTGCCCCTCTCGTGAGCCCACAAGTCTCCTTGTTTTAAgtgtaaattcatttttttatttttttaatcacgaCTCTTTCTGACGAGCAGGACTCTTTCAAACTGGGTGTACGAGTTTGACAAGTGGGGACCCACAGTTGTGAAAGTGTCCTATAAGGTAGGTTTCACCACTTTATTATCCATCGCTCAATGTTGAAACTTAAAGCATCGAGAACGCTTTTATTCCTAAACATTGTGTAAGTGTTTTATAATTGAAGCCACTGGAACGTTGTGCACAGTTTAAGGATTAACGCTGCTTAATTATAGGAAAAtgtatattcatatttaaaaaaaatacttaaatggttcaattaaaattgtattgaacataaaaggtaaataaaaaagtactaaaatacattttaaaaacaaacagttaaagattaaatgcaaatgtattgtacttaaaagtaaaaaaaaaaatgtaccctAATGTTcttgaaaagtgaaaaatgtgctgtagatgaaaagaaaagaaaaaaatgtacagtactggaCTAGATTTTGAAAACCCAAATTTAAACTGACTGTATGCATTacattgtatttcatgttttaataaaaggtcaattttatttgtatttaattcactgattcttttgcataccaccaGGGGGAGCATGCCTACCACTAAtggtatatgtattttttcttcctttcaggGTTCTCCTGCCGCCAGAAGAGCTTTTGTCCCTCAGTTGCGCAGTGGCAAGTTTAATGTTCTCCTCACCACCTACGAGTACATCATCAAGGACAAGCAAGTCCTGGCTAAGGTGGGCTTTCGTATCAAACACACAGTGCACCCTTCTCTCTCCCCAAATATAGTtagtgtcattattattattcttattatttgaatgaagtctttttttccatttgctttAATTTTTTCAACCGCCCGCAGATCCGCTGGAAGTACATGATCGTGGACGAGGGCCACCGCATGAAGAACCACCACTGTAAGCTGACCCAGGTGCTGAACACGCACTACCTGGCGCCGAGGCGGGTGCTGCTGACGGGCACGCCGCTGCAGAACAAGCTCCCCGAGCTGTGGGCGCTGCTCAACTTCCTCCTGCCCACCATCTTCAAGAGCTGCAGCACCTTCGAGCAGTGGTTCAATGCGCCGTTTGCAATGACAGGCGAGAAGGTGAGTCGCTCGCACTGCATGCGGGATTACCCTGCTCATCTGGCAGATTGTCagtacggcagtaatattagacgtcattcgcagaggataaagaatatatgcttctGAGTCTCGTTCTATTGTCTTATATTGCgctgtttgtgttcagatatgtCTTGCTTAAAGCAACACCGCCACATAAGACACTAGTTGCTCGCAGCAATACTAATTGCTAACACCTGACCTCCGAAGCAAACTCATTGCATTTCCCATATTATTGGACCTTTTAATTGTCGTTTTCTTTTGGattctttttattgtatttccttGAGCTTTGTTTGTACGGTGCCCTCAAGCGGCTTGAAAATTCTTCGTcaactgctgctttttgtgaaTGGACTTTCACTCATTCAAACGTCTTAGAATATTCTGACATACGATGCGCGGTTACTTTTGCTATTTTGTCAGTCGCGTGTCGACTTTCTCCATCCGCTCCGATGTGTCCGTCCCGCCCTGCAGGTGGATCTCAACGAAGAGGAGACCATCTTGATCATCCGCCGTCTTCACAAAGTCCTCCGTCCCTTCTTGCTGCGCAGGTTGAAGAAAGAAGTGGAGGCCCAGCTACCAGAGAAGGCATTACTGACCTCTTTCATAGCAAACAGACAGATATAACAATAGCCGTGGTTTAGGATGTGAATCTCATTGGTGGTGATTTCTGATTGACTGGCTTACTGTGAAGAAGGCTTACTTTCATCCCAGCCCTCCTCTAATGCACATTGCGTGTCCCTGCAGGTGGAATACGTGATCAAATGTGACATGTCGTCTCTCCAGCGAGTGCTCTACAGACACATGCAGGCCAAGGGCGTTCTGCTGACCGACGGCTCGGAGAAAGACAAGAAGGTCGAGTATTTACTCAAGGTTTTAGGGTCTCATAAAAGCGAGGGGCCTTGTTTCCACTATCAATGTATAacttaaatgtaattaaatgttgttttctgaTGTGTTTGATCAGGGCAAAGGAGGCACCAAGACTTTGATGAACACCATCATGCAGCTGAGGAAGATCTGTAACCATCCATACATGTTCCAGCAGATTGAGGTACCACTGAATGGAggaatatctcgtctttgtttACTCATTACATTAGAAAGGAGTGTTCGGGAATGAAGTCAAATTGTAATACAGTGCTCGCCCGTTCCTTGCAGGAGTTAGGTTCCACACCCAAGAGCGATAGAGTGGAgcaaggggtgtcaaactcatttttgttgcgggccgcatcatatttatattttcccTCGACAGGCTATTGTGACTGTAAGCCCATATAAATTGTACGATTGGCTCATATTATAATGTATACATGACAAGATAATGCATAAGtaattttgaaatcaaatgGTCAAAGTTAATGCCAGGAATCGTTGCAAAGATAACCTTTGACCAGAGGGGCATTGCCTGAGAGGAATCCTCGACGCCCTACAGAACATTTCTGTCAAAAATGAACTACTCGGCGCAGCGGATAGTCTGATGAGAATTACCGTTGAGAAGATCCTGACTTTTCGGGGCTAAATCAAAACGGGTCTAAGCCTTGTGCAAAAGAGTGGCTTTGCTCTTCACGTCATTTCACTTCTTCTTCGCCCCTTCGCTCTCTCTTCCTTCTGATTTCTGATCACAAGGCAAACCGTGTGTTCAGTTGCTTGAGCCTTCCCGAATCTTTATAGGGAAGAACTCATCTGCCTCCTAGAAACCTACTTTCTCACTCTCTGCCCCAGACATGGCAAATACAGAAGGATAACAGAAGGATCAAATTGTTGAAACaagttgaaaatgttcaattacACAACAATAGGTGAACATCGATGACCATATGAAGAGCTTTGTGTACAGTATTAGTGCTTCTTTGTCTATTTTGTGCTCTGCGATTTTCACGCAATGAAAACTATCTGACTAACTTTgccgattttttttgttgtttttttttgcaggaatcTTTCTCTGAACATTTAGGTTTCTCTGGCGGAATAGTTCAAGGGTAAGTGCTAATTACagctcacataaaaaaaaatttgttttttaaatgcatgcatTTAATATAATGCTATCTCCACctcatattttgatttaaatttttttttgtctctatgTCAGCCCTGACTTGTATCGAGCGTCGGGAAAATTTGAGGTGTTGGATCGTATCCTCCCCAAACTGCAAGTGACCAACCATAAAGTGCTGCTCTTCTGTCAGATGACCTCACTCATGACCATCATGGAGGACTACTTCGCCTACCGCAGCTTCAAGTATCTGCGTCTGGATGGTAAAACCCAAATTCTCTCAAAATACTTGTAttggttttggtttgttttcctgCTGGCCTCCCCCGACAGTCGTGAAGTTGCATTCACTTCAAAGACGCTCCGGTAAACGTGAGAAGACATGGTGTAGACTAAAGTAATTGCGtcaatgattttttatttttttgtttttttagatgctAAACACTAAACTACAACAAGCATATTTGCAAAGGGGTGCAACGTTTGCTGTAGATTTTTGGGATTTTCATAAAACAGTACTTTCCATGCAAATTATTGGGAATTATCTTGAAATTTGGGGTCATCTTTAAATAGTGTAACATATAAAACCACACaataatgaacttttttttttttttttttttatatacgtGAATATGCATGCAAATTTAcattattacaaaaatgtaaaaatgtaaagtcCCTGTTGGTGATGTAAATCTGCATATCCACTTCATTCCTATTGAGTCCTGTAAATTCATAAATGTTCCTGAAAATGGAcaatttcccatttttttttttaagttttgtaATTTTGCATATAGCTTGAGTGTGCACCAAATTGGAAGCGCTCCACACAACAAAACACGAGCACGAACACAGCACGAAAGGTGTCCCGGCTGGTCCACCAATCTTTTAGAGTAGACAATGACCG containing:
- the LOC133477111 gene encoding transcription activator BRG1 isoform X1, translated to MSTPDPPMGGNPRPGPSPGPGPSPGAMLGPSAGPSPGSAHSMMGPSPGPPSSGLSQPGPSGYSQDGMHPLHKPLEGMHDKSMSEESRFSQIKGLSVRPGGHAGMGPPPSPLDQHSQGYHSPLGGSDHSSPVPSNGPPSGPLLPSSSSSSSSLGPGSASAPLEGPGGDQHSLGPSSRPGPLGVSGPGPSPGPSLSSTVPTLVSGLESGGLSGPGGPGGPTPFNQSQLHQLRAQIMAYKMLARGQPLPDHLQMAVQGKRPMPGMQQPMTSLTPGAGPPGPMSSGYSRAHGMMGPNMPPPGPSGTAVGMQGQNHNGPPKSWPDGPMINAAAPSNTPQKLIPPQPTGRPSPAPPSVPPAASPVMPPQTQSTGQPAQPPPMMPYHSKQSRITPIQKPCGLDPVEILQEREYRLQARITHRIAELENLPGSLAGDLRTKATIELKALRLLNFQRQLRQEVVVCMRRDTALETALDAKAYKRSKRQSLREARITEKLEKQQKIEQERKRRQKHQEYLNSILQHAKDFKEYHRSITGKMQKLTKAVATYHANTEREQKKENERIEKERMRRLMAEDEEGYRKLIDQKKDKRLAYLLQQTDEYVANLTELVRAHKAAQALKEKKKKKKKKKKKKKVESPEGQTPALGPDGEPLDETSQMSDLPVKVIHVDSGNILTGVDAPKVGQLETWLEMNPGYEVAPRSDSEDSEDEEEEEEDEEEHQPSSALTEEKKKISDPDSEDVSEVDVQHIIENAKQDVDDEYSGAAFARGLQSYYAVAHAVTEKVEKQSTFLINGQLKQYQIKGLEWLVSLYNNNLNGILADEMGLGKTIQTIALITYLMEHKRLNGPYLIIVPLSTLSNWVYEFDKWGPTVVKVSYKGSPAARRAFVPQLRSGKFNVLLTTYEYIIKDKQVLAKIRWKYMIVDEGHRMKNHHCKLTQVLNTHYLAPRRVLLTGTPLQNKLPELWALLNFLLPTIFKSCSTFEQWFNAPFAMTGEKVDLNEEETILIIRRLHKVLRPFLLRRLKKEVEAQLPEKVEYVIKCDMSSLQRVLYRHMQAKGVLLTDGSEKDKKGKGGTKTLMNTIMQLRKICNHPYMFQQIEESFSEHLGFSGGIVQGPDLYRASGKFEVLDRILPKLQVTNHKVLLFCQMTSLMTIMEDYFAYRSFKYLRLDGTTKADDRGMLLKTFNDAESEYFIFLLSTRAGGLGLNLQSADTVIIFDSDWNPHQDLQAQDRAHRIGQQNEVRVLRLCTVNSVEEKILAAAKYKLNVDQKVIQAGMFDQKSSSHERRAFLQAILEHEEQDEVWGQDVCLRINEEDEVPDDETVNQMIARSEEEFDQFMRMDLDRRREDARNPRRKPRLMEEDELPTWIMKDDAEVERLTCEEEEEKMFGRGSRQRKEVDYSDSLTEKQWLKQAIEEGTLEEVEEEVRHKKTTTRKRKRDRDPDLPVPSCSSGGRGRGDKDEDAKRQRKRGRPPVEKISANPPALTKKMKKIIDAVIRYKDGTSGRQLSEVFIQLPSRKELPEYYELIRKPVDFRKIKERIRGHRYRSLGDLERDVMLLFQNAQTFNLEGSLIYEDSIVLQSVFTSLRQKIEKEEESEGEDSEEDDEEQDDGSESETRSVKVKIRLGRKERGGDRGKGRSRRSGRTRAKPVVSDDDSDEEQEEERSLSATDEES